Proteins from a genomic interval of Desulfofustis limnaeus:
- a CDS encoding response regulator, whose amino-acid sequence MTDDRHIHILVIDDDLFFRQIIGAFLRKNGYTVIEVDHGAAGLQVCREQSVDLVLVDLKMPTVSGFDVLAALGRSKPQLPVIVVSGSGDSRDVAKALRLGAWNYLLKPVGDNTILLHAIETVVDRSRLLRENLEYQKKLEDKVARKTTELSLVNARLQEVVESTKRLLGCGELKQSGRVILEEFGRHMKARGGSIYRVVSDGLEHLHSLDPGHAEPFLPFPLRENSLFARALASPEPYFVADLAHSQECQGSGWPHYHDNSILFFPIVDAAGKTIAIISLHSKNEPPFVIQDREIGTILASYASEVLQTAEMQAMLKKNEAAMLQGQKMEAIGTLAGGIAHDFNNILSAIVGYTDLSLYTGSLPANIRNNLEQIKKASSRARDLVQQILSFSRTEEFSEQPVDIGLIVKEALKLLRAIIPTTVEIVHHVATGLGMVKTDPTRIHQVMMNLCSNATQAMEGKSGTIRVTLDRLRRAEYPAGLPEIATDSCLRLSVADTGMGMSSDVVQRIFDPYFTTKQKGEGTGLGLAVVHGIVVQSGGTIRVESQPGSGSTFHLFFPVIEDVVSHGRTRATEAMPTGSEHILFVDDEANLAEVAREMLVRLGYEVDVRTSSVEALQTLRQCPGRYHLLITDQTMPTLSGLDLARQALALQPDLPVILYTGYSTAVDGPEARRAGIKAFLMKPLSMNTLAAVVREVLDQ is encoded by the coding sequence GTGACCGACGACCGGCACATTCACATCCTTGTTATTGACGACGATCTTTTCTTCAGACAAATCATCGGGGCGTTTCTGAGAAAAAACGGTTATACGGTGATCGAAGTCGATCATGGGGCCGCCGGCCTGCAGGTGTGTCGGGAACAATCCGTCGACCTGGTGCTGGTCGACCTGAAAATGCCGACCGTGAGCGGTTTCGATGTCCTCGCTGCACTCGGCCGCTCCAAGCCACAACTCCCGGTCATCGTGGTTTCCGGCAGCGGGGACAGCCGGGATGTGGCCAAGGCCCTGCGTCTGGGCGCCTGGAACTACCTCTTGAAACCGGTCGGGGATAACACCATCCTGCTGCACGCCATCGAGACGGTGGTGGACCGGTCCCGCCTGCTCCGCGAAAACCTGGAATATCAGAAAAAGCTTGAGGACAAGGTCGCCCGCAAGACCACCGAACTCAGTCTCGTCAACGCGCGTCTCCAAGAAGTGGTGGAGAGTACCAAGCGGCTGCTTGGCTGTGGTGAACTAAAACAGAGCGGCAGGGTGATTCTGGAGGAATTCGGGCGTCACATGAAAGCTCGAGGCGGCAGCATCTACCGGGTGGTCAGCGACGGCCTGGAGCACCTGCACAGCCTCGATCCCGGACACGCCGAGCCGTTTCTGCCGTTCCCGCTGCGGGAGAACAGCCTTTTTGCCCGGGCCTTGGCCAGTCCCGAGCCCTATTTTGTCGCTGACCTCGCCCACAGCCAGGAATGTCAGGGGAGCGGTTGGCCGCATTATCACGACAATTCGATTCTATTCTTCCCCATCGTCGATGCGGCAGGCAAGACCATTGCCATTATCTCCCTGCACAGCAAGAACGAGCCTCCCTTCGTCATCCAGGATCGAGAGATCGGTACGATCCTTGCCTCCTATGCCAGTGAGGTCCTGCAAACCGCGGAAATGCAGGCGATGTTGAAAAAGAATGAGGCAGCCATGCTGCAGGGCCAAAAGATGGAGGCCATCGGCACCCTGGCCGGGGGGATTGCCCATGACTTCAACAATATCCTGTCGGCGATCGTCGGATATACCGACCTCAGTCTGTATACCGGATCGTTGCCGGCCAACATCAGAAATAATCTGGAGCAGATCAAGAAGGCGAGCAGCCGGGCTCGGGACCTGGTGCAGCAAATCCTGTCGTTTAGCAGAACCGAAGAGTTTTCCGAACAGCCGGTGGATATCGGCCTGATCGTTAAAGAGGCGTTGAAACTGCTCAGGGCCATCATCCCCACCACCGTGGAGATCGTTCACCATGTGGCCACCGGGTTGGGGATGGTCAAAACCGACCCGACTCGTATCCATCAGGTGATGATGAATCTCTGCTCCAACGCCACCCAGGCCATGGAGGGGAAGAGCGGTACGATTCGAGTGACCTTGGACAGACTTCGACGGGCCGAGTACCCCGCCGGCCTGCCGGAGATCGCCACCGATAGCTGCCTTCGGCTCAGTGTTGCCGATACCGGAATGGGCATGAGCAGCGATGTCGTGCAGCGGATTTTCGACCCCTATTTCACCACCAAGCAGAAAGGGGAAGGGACCGGCCTCGGCCTGGCCGTGGTGCATGGCATTGTCGTGCAGAGCGGTGGGACCATCAGGGTGGAGAGCCAGCCGGGGAGCGGCAGCACCTTCCACCTGTTCTTCCCCGTCATAGAAGATGTTGTCAGTCATGGCCGAACACGTGCCACAGAAGCCATGCCGACGGGCAGCGAACATATCCTTTTTGTGGACGATGAGGCGAATCTGGCGGAGGTGGCCCGGGAGATGCTGGTGCGTCTCGGCTACGAGGTCGATGTCCGGACCAGCAGTGTCGAAGCCCTGCAGACCTTGCGTCAGTGTCCTGGTCGCTACCACCTGCTGATCACCGACCAGACCATGCCGACCTTGTCGGGTCTCGATCTGGCCCGCCAGGCCCTGGCGTTGCAACCTGATCTACCGGTCATCCTCTATACCGGCTATTCGACCGCGGTCGATGGCCCGGAGGCGCGACGGGCCGGCATCAAGGCGTTTCTGATGAAACCGCTGAGCATGAACACCCTGGCAGCGGTTGTCCGGGAAGTCCTCGACCAGTGA
- the pyk gene encoding pyruvate kinase has translation MHRLKRKTKIIATLGPSCYAEQSIVDLIGAGMDVARINLSHGNRESQSHFIETVKRARSRTATWTALLFDTRGPEIRVGELPEELLLVEGERVIFSTASNDPGTIPVSYDGLPRDVAVGSVILLDDGKLQVEVQAVSDHRVTSRVLAGGRLASRKRVSLPDAIVNLPSITDEDQADIIFGVQQGVDFIAVSFVRKADDVRVVRQVIASAGGNQGIIAKIETRQGVENLAEILDEADGLMVARGDLGVEMPAEEVPVMQKRIIKAANKAGKPVITATQMLESMITNPTPTRAEASDVTNAIFDGTDAVMLSGETAVGRHPLEAVRFLARTAIISEAALDYEAILAEGLRHRRPVVADAISYASCATAADLSAAAIISATTSGSTALRVARYRPQTPIIAISPEPGSLRKMQLVRGVVPLSCERAQTMDHQIELAIRVARQEELVRPGDLVIITAGFPLHTSGTTNMLKVHQIGEG, from the coding sequence ATGCATCGACTGAAACGAAAAACAAAAATAATCGCCACCCTGGGTCCGAGTTGCTATGCGGAACAGAGCATTGTCGATCTGATCGGGGCGGGAATGGACGTGGCCCGGATCAACCTGTCGCACGGCAACCGGGAAAGCCAAAGTCATTTTATCGAGACGGTCAAGCGGGCCCGCTCCCGCACCGCCACGTGGACGGCTCTGCTCTTCGACACCCGCGGCCCGGAAATCAGAGTAGGCGAACTGCCCGAAGAGCTCCTGTTGGTCGAGGGAGAACGGGTCATTTTCTCCACCGCCAGCAACGACCCCGGCACCATTCCGGTGAGCTACGACGGCTTGCCTCGAGACGTGGCCGTTGGCTCCGTCATCCTGCTCGATGACGGGAAATTGCAGGTGGAGGTGCAGGCAGTGAGCGACCACCGGGTCACCTCCAGAGTCCTGGCCGGCGGACGTCTCGCCTCGCGGAAACGGGTGAGTCTGCCGGATGCGATCGTCAACCTCCCTTCGATCACCGACGAAGACCAGGCGGACATCATCTTCGGCGTGCAGCAGGGCGTCGATTTCATCGCCGTCTCCTTTGTGCGCAAGGCTGACGACGTGCGTGTTGTCCGGCAGGTCATCGCTTCGGCGGGGGGAAATCAGGGTATCATCGCCAAGATCGAGACCCGTCAGGGCGTGGAAAACCTCGCGGAAATTCTGGACGAGGCCGACGGGTTGATGGTGGCCCGGGGTGATCTGGGTGTGGAGATGCCGGCCGAAGAGGTCCCGGTGATGCAGAAACGCATCATCAAGGCGGCCAACAAGGCAGGTAAACCGGTGATCACCGCCACCCAGATGCTCGAATCGATGATTACCAACCCGACCCCGACCCGCGCCGAAGCCAGCGACGTGACCAACGCCATCTTCGACGGCACCGATGCGGTCATGCTCTCCGGGGAAACCGCCGTCGGGCGCCATCCCCTCGAAGCGGTCCGATTCCTGGCTCGCACGGCCATTATCAGCGAAGCGGCATTGGACTATGAAGCCATTCTGGCCGAAGGACTGCGCCACCGCCGACCGGTGGTGGCGGATGCCATCTCCTACGCCTCATGCGCCACTGCCGCCGATTTATCGGCGGCGGCAATCATTTCGGCCACTACCTCCGGTTCCACCGCCTTGCGGGTGGCCCGTTATCGCCCACAAACGCCGATCATCGCCATCAGCCCGGAACCCGGCAGTCTGAGAAAGATGCAATTGGTGCGAGGCGTGGTGCCGCTCTCCTGCGAGCGGGCCCAGACCATGGACCACCAGATCGAACTGGCCATACGGGTAGCGCGACAGGAAGAGCTGGTCAGGCCCGGGGATCTGGTGATCATCACCGCCGGTTTTCCGCTCCACACCAGCGGCACCACCAACATGCTCAAGGTCCATCAGATCGGCGAGGGATGA